One Chloroflexota bacterium genomic region harbors:
- a CDS encoding LLM class flavin-dependent oxidoreductase has product MTVGHLRRAGAIEETHMTDLKFALWDAFPESEVDSGSSISEVYDRHLDLAQMVEQLGYHSYFVIEHQNRELISSPSVYLMAVAMRTSVLRVGAMIWQLPFHHPLRLAEEVGILDQISHGRVEFGTGIGIHEHEFLRWGLDFYARGEMSREALEIIQMAWTQDEVTYDGKYWHFNEALPAPKPYQQPTPPIWVGAHSKAALEFAAKGNFHVSQNIDVDDVVAEKFDYYRQVWRECNHPGPMPSIFLQRIVHVAETDEKARAEAEPRLLGRVNVPSAGAIPVGGSFGRGRITGSRVGWGSSPRGMGTESDMPDNAERGRVFRMMAEDYDFSIENGVAIVGSPETVARKIAEQQKYVGYDLLATTHSFGGMDPALIEKSIRLFGEEVIPAFR; this is encoded by the coding sequence GTGACCGTTGGACACCTGCGCCGCGCCGGCGCGATAGAGGAGACGCACATGACGGACCTGAAGTTTGCGCTGTGGGACGCCTTCCCTGAGTCGGAGGTGGACAGCGGCTCGTCGATCTCGGAGGTGTACGACCGACACCTGGACCTGGCGCAGATGGTGGAGCAGCTCGGGTATCACTCCTACTTCGTCATCGAGCACCAGAACCGGGAGCTTATAAGCTCGCCGAGCGTGTACCTGATGGCGGTGGCCATGCGGACGAGCGTGCTTCGCGTCGGCGCGATGATCTGGCAGCTGCCCTTCCACCACCCGCTTCGGCTGGCGGAGGAGGTAGGCATCCTGGACCAGATCTCGCACGGGCGGGTGGAGTTCGGCACGGGCATCGGCATCCACGAGCACGAGTTCCTGCGCTGGGGGCTGGACTTCTACGCGCGGGGCGAGATGAGCCGCGAGGCGCTTGAGATCATCCAGATGGCGTGGACGCAGGACGAGGTCACCTACGACGGCAAGTACTGGCACTTCAACGAGGCGCTGCCCGCGCCGAAGCCGTACCAACAGCCGACGCCGCCCATCTGGGTGGGCGCGCACAGCAAGGCGGCGCTGGAGTTTGCGGCGAAGGGCAACTTCCACGTGTCGCAGAACATCGACGTGGACGACGTGGTGGCCGAGAAGTTCGACTACTACCGGCAGGTGTGGCGCGAGTGCAACCACCCGGGGCCGATGCCGAGCATCTTCCTGCAGCGCATCGTGCACGTGGCGGAGACGGACGAGAAGGCGCGCGCGGAGGCGGAGCCGCGCCTGCTGGGCCGCGTCAACGTACCGTCGGCGGGCGCGATCCCAGTGGGCGGCAGCTTCGGGCGGGGGCGCATCACGGGTTCCCGCGTCGGCTGGGGCTCGAGCCCGCGGGGGATGGGGACGGAGTCGGACATGCCGGACAATGCCGAGCGGGGGCGCGTCTTCCGGATGATGGCAGAGGACTACGACTTCTCCATCGAGAACGGCGTGGCGATCGTCGGGAGCCCGGAGACGGTGGCGCGGAAGATCGCGGAGCAGCAGAAGTACGTCGGGTACGACCTGCTGGCGACGACGCACAGCTTTGGGGGCATGGACCCGGCGCTGATCGAGAAGTCCATCCGGCTGTTTGGGGAGGAGGTCATTCCGGCGTTCCGGTAG
- a CDS encoding type II toxin-antitoxin system HicB family antitoxin — MRQVMMSKDERGFWYVECPSLPGCATQGATQEEALSNIKEAIILYIEALEEKGLPVPEEKFVSAVLVV, encoded by the coding sequence ATGCGTCAAGTGATGATGTCCAAAGACGAGAGAGGATTCTGGTATGTAGAATGTCCCAGCCTCCCGGGATGCGCAACCCAGGGCGCCACGCAGGAGGAGGCTCTTTCTAACATCAAGGAAGCCATCATCCTGTACATTGAGGCGCTGGAAGAAAAGGGTCTGCCTGTACCAGAGGAGAAGTTCGTCTCCGCAGTCTTGGTCGTTTGA
- a CDS encoding ABC transporter permease encodes MQRYIMIRLVQSVFTLIGVSIIVFSLARLSGNPLDVLLPPEASDEDFVRISELWGLNEPWYVQYFIFVKNAARGEFGPSFKWQGRTAMELVLLHLPATLQLAALAIGVSVLLAVPIGVMSAVKKGSMLDTGGKLIALLGQSLPSFWLAIVLIWIFAVQLGWFPTSGRGDVSNMVLPAVAMGWFSVASFMRLTRSAMLSVLDSEYIKLARIKGLAESKVVWKHALKNAAIPPLTVFGAIVVGQMTGSVTIETVFAWPGIGLLALQAVNARDYQVIQAVTMFIAVLFIGMNLLIDIVYAYIDPRIRFG; translated from the coding sequence ATGCAGCGGTACATCATGATCCGTTTAGTCCAATCTGTTTTCACCCTCATCGGCGTCAGCATCATTGTTTTCTCTCTTGCACGACTCTCCGGGAACCCGCTCGACGTGCTGTTGCCTCCGGAAGCGTCGGACGAGGATTTTGTGCGCATCAGCGAACTCTGGGGCCTCAACGAGCCGTGGTACGTGCAGTACTTCATCTTTGTAAAGAATGCGGCAAGAGGCGAGTTCGGCCCCTCCTTCAAGTGGCAGGGCCGCACGGCCATGGAACTGGTGCTGCTGCACCTGCCCGCGACGTTGCAGCTGGCTGCGCTGGCTATTGGGGTGTCGGTGCTGCTGGCCGTGCCCATCGGGGTGATGTCCGCCGTGAAGAAGGGCAGCATGCTGGATACAGGGGGGAAGCTGATTGCGCTGCTGGGGCAGTCGCTCCCCTCATTCTGGCTGGCGATCGTGCTGATCTGGATCTTCGCGGTGCAGCTGGGTTGGTTCCCGACCTCAGGAAGGGGCGACGTTTCCAACATGGTCTTGCCCGCGGTGGCGATGGGGTGGTTCTCCGTGGCGTCCTTCATGCGGCTGACTCGCTCGGCGATGCTGAGTGTGCTGGACAGCGAGTACATCAAGCTGGCGCGCATCAAGGGTCTCGCGGAGTCGAAGGTGGTGTGGAAGCACGCGTTGAAGAACGCGGCCATACCGCCGCTGACGGTCTTTGGAGCGATCGTGGTTGGGCAGATGACGGGATCGGTGACCATCGAGACGGTGTTCGCTTGGCCGGGCATCGGGCTGCTGGCACTGCAGGCGGTGAACGCCCGCGACTACCAAGTGATCCAGGCGGTGACGATGTTCATCGCGGTGCTGTTCATCGGCATGAACCTGCTCATCGACATCGTGTACGCCTACATCGACCCGCGCATCCGGTTCGGGTAG
- a CDS encoding type II toxin-antitoxin system HicA family toxin has product MTSLPQVSARECIRALQRAGFFVLRQRGSHIILCRDDPYAQTVVPNHRELGPGLLRTIIRQADLTVEEFVELL; this is encoded by the coding sequence TTGACAAGTCTTCCGCAGGTATCTGCTCGAGAGTGCATCCGGGCATTACAGCGAGCAGGGTTCTTTGTTCTCCGGCAGCGTGGCAGTCACATAATCCTCTGCAGAGACGATCCCTACGCTCAAACTGTTGTTCCTAATCACCGAGAGCTAGGGCCAGGGCTCTTGCGCACCATCATCAGACAGGCTGATTTGACCGTAGAAGAGTTCGTAGAACTGTTATAG
- a CDS encoding PaaI family thioesterase, with protein MTSQPAAIPLNDNSDYGLCFACGPRNDGGLHLTFRREGDTVVTTYTGLEHHQGFPGVIHGAVITGLLDEVMSRVPVIEGRWGMSAKLDVRFRLPIRVGDVLTATARKDGGRGAIMRTSATVTLPDGRLAAEATATFALLSPNTLADMAQDYPELARTWLVG; from the coding sequence GTGACATCCCAACCCGCCGCCATCCCCCTGAACGACAACTCAGACTACGGCCTCTGCTTCGCCTGCGGCCCCCGCAACGACGGCGGCCTCCACCTCACCTTCCGGCGCGAAGGCGACACCGTAGTCACCACCTACACCGGCCTCGAGCATCACCAGGGCTTCCCCGGCGTCATCCACGGCGCCGTCATCACCGGCCTCCTCGACGAGGTCATGAGCCGCGTGCCCGTCATCGAGGGCCGCTGGGGCATGTCCGCCAAGCTCGACGTCCGCTTCCGCCTCCCAATCCGCGTCGGCGACGTCCTCACCGCCACGGCCCGCAAGGACGGCGGCCGCGGCGCCATCATGCGCACCAGCGCGACCGTCACTCTCCCCGACGGCCGCCTCGCCGCCGAGGCCACCGCCACCTTCGCCCTCCTCTCCCCCAACACCCTCGCGGACATGGCCCAGGACTACCCGGAACTCGCCCGCACTTGGCTCGTGGGGTAG